One Thermoanaerobacter kivui genomic window, ATCTTTAAATTACGTATTATATATTAGGTTGACAAAAGGATGAATAAATTAATTTGTCCGCAATTTACCTATTTGAAGGGGGGTATATCCAATGCCTGAAGAAAAAGGGGTAGGATTTGTTGCAGGTTGGTTCTGGATTTTTCTAATAATAATTTTAATACTCTTCTTTGTGCCGGGAATAATCATTTGTGAGAAAAATTAAGAAAATAAGGGGCAGTCTATAATAATAGACTAACCCCTTACATATATTTAGTAAGAGATTAAAAGGTAGGGGGAATTTCTATTGCAAAAAGAAATTTTATTAAAAGTACTTGCCATAGAATTTCTTATTATAGCTTTTGTAAGATTTCAAGTTTTGGGAGTGGAAAGAGAAAAGGTAGAAGTAGCAGATGGCAAAGAAAAAAATAAACTTGGCAAACCCGAAAAAGATAAAATAAATGTTGATTTATACGAAGTCATTACAAAAGGGAAAGACTTTGTAGGAAGTATAAAGCCATATTTAAACAAAAGAGACCAGTATTATGTAGATATTTTTTCGAAGATAGCAGAAATAGTTGAAATACAAAAGAATTTAATGAACCTTTCAGAAGAGGAAATCACGGCAATGGACAAAGCTGAAATAGATAAAATAGGGATTTTAAAAGCGATAAAACCTTACATAGCAGAGGATAAAAAAGTGGTTGTAGATAAATTTTTAAAATTTCATGAGGCGTTAAAGAATTTGCAACAAAAAATGGAGAAATATTCGAAAGAGGAAGGAAAGGACAATATTTTTGACAAAATAGTCGATATTTATGAAGCTATAAAGCCTATAATTCCAGAAGATAAAATGGAGACAGCTGATAAACTTGCGAAAAATATAAAATTATTGGAGGTACTTAATAAGGCAGAAGGAATTATGAATAGTATGAAGGAAGAGAAAGAGCAAAATCAACAGATTACCAGAAGCATGCCAGATGAAACGGAAGAAGCAGCTGAAGTAGTAAAATTAGAAGAAGAAAATCTTGAAAAAGAAGAGAAAAAAGAGGAAGTGTATGAGCAGCAGGAACAAGACGATGATAATACCACGTTGCCTCCAGACTTATCTGAGCAGCAATTAGCTGTCATTGACAATTTAAAATCCATGTTAACAAAAGAACAACAACAATATATGTATAACATGATAAATTATTTAAAACAACAAGGATTAGTCAATTCGGCTGACAAAAAAGAGGAAAAGGATAATGAAAAGGATAATAATTCATAATAAGGGGAGTGTATATTCCCTTGTTTTTTTATTTTAAAATGGAAGATTAAGAAATGTAGTTTAAATCGATAAATAATGGCATAAAATCAAAGTATTTGGGCAAAATCATAAATAATCGGATTATACAGCTGAAAATGAGCTGTAATGCAGTTTGATATGTTTTACTACTTAAATTAATATAGAGATTGGGATTAGCACTCACACAAGATGAGTGCTAACAAATGAAGGAGGAGGGATAAAGTATATGAGGTTAAAACCACTCGGAGACAGAGTTGTAGTTAAAGTAATACAGGCAGAAGAAGTTACAAAAGGTGGAGTTATTTTGCCTGGTACAGCTAAGGAAAAGCCACAGCAAGGAGAAGTTGTTGCAGTAGGGACGGGACAATACATAGACGGCAAGAAAGTAGAATTAGAGGTAAAAGTTGGCGACAGGGTTATTTTCTCAAAATATGCTGGAACAGAAGTTAAATTGGATGGGGAAGAGTATTTGCTTTTAAGAGAAAGCGATATTCTAGCAATTGTAGAATAAGGAGGTAGTTAAAGATGGCAAAACAAATCAAATATGGAGAGGAAGCTCGCAGAGCATTAGAAAGAGGAGTTAATGCCGTTGCAAATACTGTAAAAGTTACATTAGGACCGAGAGGCCGCAATGTAGTGCTTGACAAAAAATATGGCTCACCAACAGTTACAAATGATGGTGTAACGATTGCAAGAGAGATAGAATTAGAAGATCCATTTGAAAACCAAGGTGCACAACTCCTTAAAGAAGCTGCTACTAAGACTAATGATGTTGCTGGTGACGGTACAACGACAGCAACGCTTTTGGCTCAGGCAATGGTTCGTGAAGGATTGAAAAACCTCGCTGCAGGAGCTAATCCAATGCTTTTAAGAAGAGGAATTGCAAAAGCGGTTGATGCTGCAGTTGAGGGATTAAAGAGGATATCTAAACCCATTGACAATAAAGAGTCAATTGCTCATGTTGCTTCTATTTCAGCTGCCGATGAAGAAATAGGCAGGCTTATTGCTGAAGCAATGGACAAAGTAGGGAAAGATGGCGTTATAACTGTTGAAGAATCAAAGACGCTTGGAACAACCCTTGAGGTTGTTGAAGGAATGCAATTTGACAGAGGTTATATTTCTCCATACATGGTAACTGATGCAGAAAAAATGGAAGCAGTATTAGAAGAACCTGTTATACTCATAACAGACAAAAAACTCTCAAATATACAAGATTTGTTGCCACTGTTAGAACAAGTGGTACAACATGGTAAGAAACTCCTTATTATAGCTGATGATGTAGAAGGAGAAGCATTAGCAACATTAGTTGTTAACAAATTAAGAGGTACATTTACTTGTGTCGCGGTAAAAGCTCCTGGTTTTGGCGACAGAAGAAAAGAAATGTTGCAAGATATAGCAATATTGACAGGTGGCCAAGTAATTTCAGAAGAATTGGGTTATGACTTAAAAGATGTAAAATTAGAAATGCTTGGCCGTGCAAGACAAGTTAAAGTCACAAAAGAGACTACTACAATTGTTGATGGTGCAGGTAATCCTACGGATATTAAGAACAGAATCAATCAAATTAAAGCTCAGATAGAAGAGACCACATCTGATTATGACAGAGAAAAATTGCAAGAAAGATTGGCAAAATTAGCAGGTGGCGTAGCTGTCATTCAAGCTGGTGCTGCTACTGAGACAGAGCTCAAAGAGAAGAAACACAGAATTGAAGACGCGTTAGCAGCTACAAAAGCAGCAGTAGAAGAGGGGATAGTGCCTGGTGGCGGTATCGCATTGCTTAATGTAATGGAAGATGTACAAAAGGTTGTTGATTCATTAGAGGGCGACTTCAAGACAGGAGCAAAGATAGTGCTCAGAGCTTTAGAAGAGCCAATAAGGCAGATTGCAGAGAATGCCGGTGTTGACGGTTCTGTAATAGTAGAGAAGATAAAAGCAGCTAAAGATCCAAACTATGGATATGACGCTTATAAAGAAGAATTTACAGACATGTTCAAAGCAGGCATTGTAGATCCGACAAAAGTTACGAGAACTGCTTTGCAGAATGCTGCATCAATTGCTTCAATGATACTTACAACAGAGGCAATAGTTGTCGATATACCAGAGAAGAATACATCAATGCCTAATCCAGGCGCAGGGATGGATATGATGTAATAAAAAGGCTGAGCTTTAGCTCAGCCTTTTTGAGTTTATGACCTTGACAGGTTATTGATTGTCTGATAGAATATTTCTGTAACTGATTTGTGATATTTGTGCGCCCGTAGCTCAGCAGGATAGAGCAACGGTTTCCTAAACCGTGTGCCGGAGGTTCGAGTCCTCTCGGGCGCACCATGTAGAAGGTAGAAGCCTCAAAGTTTTGAGGCTTTTTTATTTTTTTATTGAGAAAAGCTTTAAATGTGTATATTGTATTTTTTGTACTGTTGACATGAACATTCAAATTTGATATATTGAATAGTAAATTCATATGGACAAGTTAATAATTTATTACTGGGAAGCTCATATAATCCCGTGAATATGGCACGGGAGTTTCTACAAAGCGGCCGTAAACTGCTTTACTATGGGTGGGATTTACTTTTGCCTTTTTTTGGCCTGAGGAAAATTCTACCCTCAGGCTTTTGACTTAAAAAGGCGTATAAACTTCATAGTTTTGAATTAATGTAATTGTATAAATTGTTTGATGTTATTAAGGATTTTCTAAAGTAAGTATGTTATAATATAAATATTAAGAAGGAGATGTAAAATATGGAGGAGAAGTTTGTCAAAGAAGGTTTAACTTTTGATGATGTGCTTTTGATTCCTGCTAAATCAGATGTGCTTCCTAAAGATGTAGATTTAAAGACAAAGCTTACCAAAAAAATTACACTAAATATTCCTCTGATGAGTGCGGGCATGGATACAGTTACAGAGTCGAAGCTTGCTATAGCTATAGCAAGAGAAGGCGGCATAGGTGTAATTCACAAAAACATGTCCATTGAAAGGCAAGCTTTGGAAGTTGATAAAGTCAAGAGGTCGGAACATGGAGTTATAACTGATCCCTTCTACCTTTCTCCCGATCACACCATAAGAGATGCAGCAGAATTGATGGCGAGATACAAAATATCCGGTGTTCCAATTACTGTTGATTCAAGACTTGTAGGTATAATAACTAACAGAGATATAAGATTTGAAGATGATTTAGACAAACCTATAAAAGAAGTCATGACAAAGGACAATCTTGTAACTGCACCTGTTGGCACAACTTTAGAAGAAGCTCAGAAGATACTTAAAAAGCATAAGATAGAAAAATTGCCTTTGGTAGATGAAAACAATGTTTTAAAAGGGCTCATAACAATAAAAGATATAGAAAAGGCAGTAGAATTTCCTAATGCTGCAAAGGACAGCAAAGGAAGACTTTTGGTAGCGGCTGCTGTCGGTGTTGGGAAGGACATGATGGACAGAGTTAAAGCATTAGTAGATGCAGGTGTAGATGCTATCGTGATAGATACAGCTCATGGGCATTCTAAAGGCGTATTAGAAGCAGTATCTAAGATAAAAGAGAAATACCCTGATTTGCAGCTGATAGCAGGAAATGTAGCTACTGCTGAAGCCACAAAAGACTTGATAGAAAGAGGAGCCGACTGCGTAAAAGTTGGTATTGGTCCAGGGTCAATCTGTACTACGAGAGTAATCGCTGGTGTTGGCGTACCGCAGATCACTGCTATTTACGATTGTGCACAAGAAGCGGACAAATACGGTATTCCGATAATTGCAGATGGAGGAATAAAATATTCGGGAGACATTGTTAAAGCTATTGCTGCAGGGGCTTCTGTTGTGATGTTGGGAAGTCTTTTTGCAGGTACAGAAGAAAGTCCAGGTGAAATAGAGATATATCAAGGAAGAAGTTACAAAGTGTATAGAGGAATGGGGTCTTTAGGAGCGATGAAAGAAGGAAGCTCAGATAGGTATTTCCAAGAAGATGTTACAAAGTTTGTGCCTGAAGGTGTGGAAGGGAGAGTACCATACAAAGGGCCTTTGAAAGAGACGGTGTATCAATTGGTTGGTGGTTTGAGAGCAGGAATGGGCTATTGCGGTGTCCGCAACATAGATGAACTTAGGACAAAAACAAAGTTTATAAAAATAACACAGGCAGGATTAACTGAAAGCCATCCTCATGATATAATTATTACAAAAGAAGCTCCCAATTATAATTTGAGATAAGAGGAGGATTTTAATGGGGATTAAGCGTGAAGTAATTTTGATTTTGGATTTTGGAGGCCAGTATACCCAACTCATTGCGAGAAGAATAAGAGAAGCAAATGTCTTTTGCGAGATTGTTCCTTACAATATTTCTCCAGAGGAGGTACGAAAAAAAGAGCCAAAGGGAATTGTGCTTTCTGGAGGACCTGCCAGTGTATATGCAAAAAATGCTCCTAAATGTGATAAAGAAATTTTTGAATTGGGTTATCCTGTGTTAGGTATATGTTATGGTGCACAACTTATGACAGAGCTTTTAGGTGGAAAAGTTGCGCCAGCACCTGTGAAGGAATATGGCAAGACAGAAATTGTCTTAAATAATACTATTCCTTTGTTTAAAGGGATAGAAAGAGACACTGTTGTTTGGATGAGCCATACTGACCACATAGAACTTCCTCCTCCAGATTTTAAGGTAGTAGCCTCTACTGACAACTGTCCTATTGCAGCAATTGCGAATGTAGAAAAGAAATTGTATGCGGTTCAATTCCATCCTGAAGTTTCACACACTCATAGAGGAACAGAGATTATAAGAAATTTCCTTTTTGAAGTATGTGATTGCGCGGCAGATTGGACAATGGAGTCTTTAATTGAGCAGACAGTAAAGGAAATAAAAGCGAAAGTAGGAAAACACAAAGCTGTATGTGCCCTGTCTGGCGGTGTAGATTCTTCAGTTGCTGCTGTTTTAGTGGATAGAGCCATTCACGACCAATTGGTATGCATTTTTGTTGATACAGGGCTTTTAAGGAAAAACGAAGGATATATGGTTATTGAAACCTTTAGAAAAAATTATGACATGAACATAATCCGGGTAGATGCAAAGGATAGATTTTTGTCACGACTTAAGGGAGTTACAGATCCAGAAGAAAAGAGAAAAATTATTGGTAATGTTTTTATAGATGTTTTTAAAGAAGAGGCCTTAAAAATAGGAGATGTGAAATTTTTGGTGCAAGGTACTTTGTATCCTGATGTAATAGAAAGTGGCAATGGCGTGTCTTCTACTATTAAAAGCCATCACAATGTTGGAGGTCTGCCTGAAGATATAGGTTTTGAACTTATTGAACCTTTGAGGATGCTTTTTAAAGATGAAGTAAGGCAAGTAGGAAAAGAATTAGGAATTCCTGAGGAGATATTATATAGACAGCCCTTCCCTGGACCAGGATTAGCAGTTCGAATCCTTGGTGAAGTTACAGAAGAGAAGTTAGAAATTTTGAGACAAGCTGACAGTATAGTTTTAAGGGAAATGAAAAAGTTTGGCTGGTACAATAAAGTATGGCAATCTTTCGCGATTTTGCCTGGCATAAAAAGTGTTGGAGTCATGGGGGATGAAAGGACTTACGCCTATGCCATAATTTTGAGGGTAGTAGATAGCTACGACGGAATGACAGCGGATTGGACAAAGCTTCCTTATGAAATTTTGGAGAGCATATCTACAAGCATTACTAATGAAGTGCCAGGAGTAAACAGAGTGCTTTACGATATTACTTCAAAACCACCAGCTACCATAGAATGGGAGTAAAAACCGAACATTAATTTAGTTTTTTATAAAAAAATTCGCAAATGAGGTTGACTAATATTAAAAAAGTTGATAAGATATAAGTGGGACAATTGAATAAAAAGCACTCATATAATCTCGAGAATATGGCTCGAGAGTCTCTACCGAACAACCGTAAATTGTTCGACTATGAGTGAAAGTGTACCTAGGGTTCCAGCCTAGTTTATAGGTGTTTGGACCGAGCGGTACAGGTATATGGGTTTTCATATACTACACCTAAGGGATAAAAGCCCGGGAGGATAGGTTTCACTCTATTCCTGCCGGGCATATTTTTTTCTTAAAATTGAAAAAGGAGGATAATTGATGAAAAACAAGTCAAATATGCAGAACGGACTAATTGAAAGATTATTTAAATTAAGAGAGAGAAACACAGATTTTAAGACAGAAGTTTTGGCAGGTACTACTACTTTTATCACTTTAGCTTATATAATATTTGTAAACCCACAGATTTTAAGCGAAGCCGGAATTCCAAAAGAGGCTGCAATTGCTGCTACTATATGGTCTTCGGCAATTGCTACGACTCTTATGGCTCTTCTAGCAAATTATCCTATTGCTGTTGCGCCGGGCATGGGGTTAAATGCTTTTTTTACCTATACAGTAGTTAAGCAGTTTGGACTGCATTGGACTGTAGCGCTAGGAGCCGTGTTTTTTTCAGGAGTAGTCTTTTTAGTTCTCACTGTCACTAAGATAAGAAGCTGGATAATAGAAGCTGTTCCTCCTTCACTAAGGTCAGCTATTCCTGTAGGAATAGGACTTTTCATAGCATTTATAGGACTTATAAATGCAGGGATAGTTGTAAAATCTGATGCTACTTTGGTAGCTTTTGGGCATATTTTAAAGCCCGAGACTCTCCTTTCTATTTTTGGACTTATACTGGCAGCTGTTCTGATATCTAGAGGTGTCAGAGGAGCTCTCATAATATCAATTCTAGCTACCACTGTGGTATCTATGATATTTGGCGTTTCACCTCTTCCTAAAGGGATAGGCGATGTGATAAGCCTTCACATACCGAGTCTTGCTCCCACATTTGGTAAACTTGATATTATAGGAGCTTTTCATTATGGACTTTTAAACATAATTTTTACTTTCACAATAGTTGAACTTTTTGACAACATGGGAACTTTGATGGGGCTTCTTAAGAAAGCAGGGTTGCTAGGAGAGAAAGATGAATCTCCAGCTTTAGGAAGGGCTTTTATCTCTGACTCTGTTGGGACGATGATTTCGCCAGTTTTAGGGACATGTACTGTGACTTCTTACATTGAAAGTGCTGCGGGCATTGCAGAAGGAGGAAAAACTGGATTGACAGGCATTACAGTAGCAGTGTTTTTCTTGTTGGCACTTTTCATAGCTCCTTTGGTAGGGCTAGTTCCAGCATTTGCTACAGCGCCAGCTTTAATAATAGTTGGAGCTTTGATGATGACGGAGATAGTACACATAAACTTTGAAGATTTTACAGAAGTTTTTCCTGCTTTTATTACTATAATAGGAATGCCTTTGACTTACAGCATTGCCACAGGATTGGGTTTGGGATTTATTTCTTATACATTGGTTAAATTATTATCGGGCAGAGCTAAAGAGATACATTGGATGATGTATGTAATTGCTGTTGCTTTTACAATAAATTTTGTTTTGAGATAAGAGGGGTTTTCCCCTCTTTTATAAAAATTTAAAACAGATAGGAGGTTTTTATTGAAAATGCCTAAAGTTGCAATAGTAATTGGAAGTAAATCTGATTTTCCTGTGATTGAAAGATGCACAAAAATTCTTGAAGAATTTGAAATTTCCTATGATGTTAAAGTACTGTCTGCTCACAGAACTCCTTTTGAAACGCAAGAGTTTGCTGTAAATGCCGATAAGTATTATGACATAATTATTGCGGCAGCAGGAAAAGCAGCTCATTTACCTGGGGTTATCGCTTCCTATACCTTACTTCCAGTTATTGGTCTTCCCATACAATCTTCTACCTTAGATGGACTTGATTCCCTTTTGTCAATTGTGCAAATGCCAAAAGGCGTGCCTGTTGCAACAGTAGCTATAGATGGGGCAGA contains:
- the groL gene encoding chaperonin GroEL (60 kDa chaperone family; promotes refolding of misfolded polypeptides especially under stressful conditions; forms two stacked rings of heptamers to form a barrel-shaped 14mer; ends can be capped by GroES; misfolded proteins enter the barrel where they are refolded when GroES binds) — encoded protein: MAKQIKYGEEARRALERGVNAVANTVKVTLGPRGRNVVLDKKYGSPTVTNDGVTIAREIELEDPFENQGAQLLKEAATKTNDVAGDGTTTATLLAQAMVREGLKNLAAGANPMLLRRGIAKAVDAAVEGLKRISKPIDNKESIAHVASISAADEEIGRLIAEAMDKVGKDGVITVEESKTLGTTLEVVEGMQFDRGYISPYMVTDAEKMEAVLEEPVILITDKKLSNIQDLLPLLEQVVQHGKKLLIIADDVEGEALATLVVNKLRGTFTCVAVKAPGFGDRRKEMLQDIAILTGGQVISEELGYDLKDVKLEMLGRARQVKVTKETTTIVDGAGNPTDIKNRINQIKAQIEETTSDYDREKLQERLAKLAGGVAVIQAGAATETELKEKKHRIEDALAATKAAVEEGIVPGGGIALLNVMEDVQKVVDSLEGDFKTGAKIVLRALEEPIRQIAENAGVDGSVIVEKIKAAKDPNYGYDAYKEEFTDMFKAGIVDPTKVTRTALQNAASIASMILTTEAIVVDIPEKNTSMPNPGAGMDMM
- the guaB gene encoding IMP dehydrogenase, which codes for MEEKFVKEGLTFDDVLLIPAKSDVLPKDVDLKTKLTKKITLNIPLMSAGMDTVTESKLAIAIAREGGIGVIHKNMSIERQALEVDKVKRSEHGVITDPFYLSPDHTIRDAAELMARYKISGVPITVDSRLVGIITNRDIRFEDDLDKPIKEVMTKDNLVTAPVGTTLEEAQKILKKHKIEKLPLVDENNVLKGLITIKDIEKAVEFPNAAKDSKGRLLVAAAVGVGKDMMDRVKALVDAGVDAIVIDTAHGHSKGVLEAVSKIKEKYPDLQLIAGNVATAEATKDLIERGADCVKVGIGPGSICTTRVIAGVGVPQITAIYDCAQEADKYGIPIIADGGIKYSGDIVKAIAAGASVVMLGSLFAGTEESPGEIEIYQGRSYKVYRGMGSLGAMKEGSSDRYFQEDVTKFVPEGVEGRVPYKGPLKETVYQLVGGLRAGMGYCGVRNIDELRTKTKFIKITQAGLTESHPHDIIITKEAPNYNLR
- the purE gene encoding 5-(carboxyamino)imidazole ribonucleotide mutase: MPKVAIVIGSKSDFPVIERCTKILEEFEISYDVKVLSAHRTPFETQEFAVNADKYYDIIIAAAGKAAHLPGVIASYTLLPVIGLPIQSSTLDGLDSLLSIVQMPKGVPVATVAIDGAENAALLACHILSLKYPYLKEMLMDYRNQMAEEVLNN
- a CDS encoding NCS2 family permease; amino-acid sequence: MKNKSNMQNGLIERLFKLRERNTDFKTEVLAGTTTFITLAYIIFVNPQILSEAGIPKEAAIAATIWSSAIATTLMALLANYPIAVAPGMGLNAFFTYTVVKQFGLHWTVALGAVFFSGVVFLVLTVTKIRSWIIEAVPPSLRSAIPVGIGLFIAFIGLINAGIVVKSDATLVAFGHILKPETLLSIFGLILAAVLISRGVRGALIISILATTVVSMIFGVSPLPKGIGDVISLHIPSLAPTFGKLDIIGAFHYGLLNIIFTFTIVELFDNMGTLMGLLKKAGLLGEKDESPALGRAFISDSVGTMISPVLGTCTVTSYIESAAGIAEGGKTGLTGITVAVFFLLALFIAPLVGLVPAFATAPALIIVGALMMTEIVHINFEDFTEVFPAFITIIGMPLTYSIATGLGLGFISYTLVKLLSGRAKEIHWMMYVIAVAFTINFVLR
- the guaA gene encoding glutamine-hydrolyzing GMP synthase, with the protein product MGIKREVILILDFGGQYTQLIARRIREANVFCEIVPYNISPEEVRKKEPKGIVLSGGPASVYAKNAPKCDKEIFELGYPVLGICYGAQLMTELLGGKVAPAPVKEYGKTEIVLNNTIPLFKGIERDTVVWMSHTDHIELPPPDFKVVASTDNCPIAAIANVEKKLYAVQFHPEVSHTHRGTEIIRNFLFEVCDCAADWTMESLIEQTVKEIKAKVGKHKAVCALSGGVDSSVAAVLVDRAIHDQLVCIFVDTGLLRKNEGYMVIETFRKNYDMNIIRVDAKDRFLSRLKGVTDPEEKRKIIGNVFIDVFKEEALKIGDVKFLVQGTLYPDVIESGNGVSSTIKSHHNVGGLPEDIGFELIEPLRMLFKDEVRQVGKELGIPEEILYRQPFPGPGLAVRILGEVTEEKLEILRQADSIVLREMKKFGWYNKVWQSFAILPGIKSVGVMGDERTYAYAIILRVVDSYDGMTADWTKLPYEILESISTSITNEVPGVNRVLYDITSKPPATIEWE
- the groES gene encoding co-chaperone GroES is translated as MRLKPLGDRVVVKVIQAEEVTKGGVILPGTAKEKPQQGEVVAVGTGQYIDGKKVELEVKVGDRVIFSKYAGTEVKLDGEEYLLLRESDILAIVE